The stretch of DNA TCAAATTGAAATGTTTTCATTGTGACGGCCATGCCAATCCCTGCTGCGCCTGCACCAATAATAATGACACGATGGTGTTGTGGCTGCATCACAATCCCCCCTTATAAATCGAAATGATTACGATTTATAATTATAAAACTTCTTTTCTTAGATTGCAATCAACAGCGCCTACTTTTCAAATCACATCTCCATCGTTCAACACGTACAGCTCGCTATGCACGATAATATGACAAAAAGCGTTCCAGACGGTCACACGCTGCTTTCAATGTGTCCATATCACAAGCAAATGATAATCGCACGTAACCTTCCGAAAAATCAGAAAACGACTTGCCTGGGACAATGGCTAACTGTTCATGCTCCAACAGCTGATTACAAAAGCGAAAAGAGTCACAATCATAAGCGGACACATCAGGAAAAATATAAAAAGTCCCTTGTGGTAACATCACCGGTAAATTCATGTCTGTCAGTCGTTGATACACATAATCACGACGCGCGCGATAAGCCGCGTTCATCTTTTCAATATTTGCTTGGCCTTCTTTCAACGCTTGAATGGCCCCATACTGACTTGGCGTTGCGACACAAATCGAATTGTACAGGTGCACGGTCGTCACTTCTTCAATCCATTCCGGTGTAGAGAGAACGTATCCCACACGCGCCCCCGTCATTGCATGTGATTTAGACAAACCATTAACGACAAAGAGTTGCTGACGTATCTCTGGAAACTCCATAAATGAATGATGTCGTCCTTCAAAGACATTCTCACTATAAATCTCATCTGTAATGACAAAAATATCGGTCTCTTTTAAAACTTCGACAATGTCTGCAATATTTTCATAAGATAAAGTGATGCCTGTAGGGTTTGTTGGATAATTCAATATAATCGCTTTCGTGCGAGGGGTAATGGCCGCTTGAATCGCTGCGCCCGTTGGTATGAACCCCGTTTGCGTCGTATCTATCCATTTCACATGCGCGCCTTGTAATTTCACAATCGGTTCATAACCCAGATACGTTGGCCCCGTCAAAATCACTTCGTCGCCTGGATTCAGTATCGTTCTTAAAATATCATCAATCCCTTCTGACGCCCCATTTGTCACGACAATTTCTGTCTCTGGATCATAGGTGGCGCCAAAACGTTCAGCCGTATACTCTGAAATGGTTTGTCTTAATGCGAATAATCCTTTATTATGCGTATACTTTAGACGCCCTTCTTGTATCGCTGTGACCATCGCTTCTTGAACATCATGCGCAACAGGGAAGTCAGACTGCCCTAGCGTTAAGTCTAGGCAATTGGGATATTGATCGACCTTGTTTGCAAATTGTCTTGTCCCTGGTACTTCGATTTCTCGAATATGTGCATTCAATCTATTCATTTTATCTCGCTCCCTCCATTAACTGGTTGCTTTTTATTATACAATTTCGATATACCAATTAATAGGATGGCGTTCACACATAAAGCACAAATAAGCGTCACCGTCGATTGAGGACCGAAAAGGGTGATTCCTATGAAAACCACTATGACACTCGCCACAATCGCAATTAAAGCGGCTTGTGCGGTCAATCGCTTCATCAACAAGCCCAATAACACTGGCATAAAAATACCCCCTGTCAATATCGCATAAGCGACATCAATCGCAACTAACACTTCTTTGACCCCGATCGCAATCATCATCGCACCAATCGCTAGAATGAAGGCAGTGAGTCGTGTGATGCGCAACATTTGACCATCTTCCATATTTTTAAAGAGATACGGTTGTAATAAATCGCGTGAGACGATTGTCGCTGAAGCTAACAACGTACCCGAAGCCGTCGACATAATCGCTACAATTAATCCCGCAAAGACGATACCTAATAAGCCAGGAGGCAGTGTCTCAAAAGCCATATAAGAAAAAACGTTTTGCGTATTTTGAATGTTTGGGAATAAGACATACGCACACATACCGATTAAAATCATGGCGATAGAGTATAACGCACTATACACACCCACGAGTACGCCAGATGTTTTCGAAATCCGCTTTGTTTTACCTGTAAAAAAGCGTTGCCAAATATCTTGTCCTACCATCACACCGAGGGTATACGTCACAAAATCATTCAATATTTCACCGATTCCGATATTGAAAAAGCTCAAATGAGACACAGGCAGATGTGCGAATAATGCCGTCACACCGCCAACACTATGCAAGCTTATCGGCAACATGATACAAAACATCCCTATTGTCATGACTAAAAATTGAATGACATCTGTAATAGAAAGCGTCCACATCCCACCTAAAACGGTATAAATAAACACGATACAACCCCCAACGAGTATCGCGGTCATCATATTCCAATTGAAAATTCGGGAAACGACAGCCCCCATTGCAATGACCTGTGTGACACAAAGCATTAAGGTATACATCGCCGTCACCACAGCTCCGATAATACGCACACGGTGACCAAAACGTCGATATAACAACTCACTAATCGTCATCACGCGCAAATTCATAATGCGATCGAGTAAAAACAAGCCAAACACTGTAATTCCCACCCCAAGAGAAAATACAAACCAAAATCCAGAAAGTCCTATCTCATATCCGAGTTGTGACGCACCAATTGTAGAAGAGCCCCCTAAAAACACTGCTGTGAGACACCCGAATAACATGAATAACCCTAAATTGCGATCAGCCACCATATATTTCTCAGATGACTTTGCCTTTAACACGCCTATGACACCGATAGAAATCAGTGCTGTGAAGTAAATCATAAATACTAAAAAGTCTATTGTCTTCATCTTGATCAACTCGCTTCTATCTGTCTTTTTGTTACTTCTATCGCATTGTTTCATCCTTGCCTGATTCAAGCGCTCATCATACTTCCATTAATAGTGTTTAGAGCGTTTGCTTTAGTTAACATAATATTTAAGTTATGGATAGTTGTTTTTTTATATAGTATACATGTAAATATAGAAATCTAAAAATTCAGAATTAATCTTGCATTTTTTTAGATAGTAATATAAAATTATTATTGTAATATTATATTAAATAATAAGGAGATGTCTCAAATGAAAGCGGAAACAAAGGTAGAGTATAAAAAACCCGAAGTTAAATCTGGTAAAGCACTGAGCCATCAATGTAATTAATGCATCAAGGTTATAGTTGATTTAATCAACTATAACCTTATTTATATGTATCTAGGGGGGATAACATGATTAAAGATATGCGACTAAGAAAAGATTTAAAAATTTTATTTAACCCTAAAACTAGTCAAATGCATAGATTAGATGATATGGGAGTTTTGTTTACAGAGGAATTACAAAAGAATACTTTTAATCAAGCTGTTATTAACATATCAAATCAATTCAAAATATCAAAAGAAGAAGTTCATAATGACCTTTTAGAATTCCAAAAGAAAATATCTAGTAACATTTATCCAGTTGATTTTGATATTGAAAAGAGGCATGAGCACCCATTATCATTTCCACTTCGACTAGAAATTGAAGTAACTTCTTTATGCAATTGGAATTGTGGTTTTTGTTATAACGTATGGAAAATAGACCCTAATTTATCTGATAAAGAAGTTAAAAAACAAATAAAACTCTTACCTCAGAAACATTTGGCTAAAGAAACAATTTTTAAAATACTGAAAGAAGCTAGTAAAAAAGGATGTTTAACAGTCAGATATAGCGGTGGAGAAACTCTTTTACACCCTGATATAAAAGAAATATTAGATTATGGCGGAAAACTAGGATTACATCAAATTGTTTTTACAAATGGACATTTTATTAATGACTCAATGATTGAGAATTTCAAAAGAAATAATGTTGGTACTGTTTTAATTTCATTACATGGCGATAAAACTACTCATAATTTTTTAACTGGACATAAATTTGCTTATGATAGAGCTATTAATGCTATAGAAAAATTATCAAATTCGGGAATTGATGTTGTGACAGAATTAACCTTAGTAAAAGATAATATTCAAAATTTAAAAAAAGTAGTATTAGATGCATATGAACATGGCAGCAAATACTTTAGTGTTATGAGATATGTTCCAACTGGAAAAGATGATGAAAAATATGCTGTTAAATATAATGAATTGCCCGAATTGATAAAAAACCTTGACCAATTTATTGATGAAAAAGATTACATTAATATTGCATGGCCATGTGGTCAAAAAATGTGCTTGTCTGAAGAAGATAACCCTATTACTTTTAAATCTCCAATTTTTCAAAAAATAGATAAACAATTTACTGGAAGCTGTGAGTCTGGAATTACTTGGGCAAGTATATCTTTTGATGGTAGGTTGAGAAACTGTCCTCATAGTAATGTTTATTTTGGAGATGTAGCTCAAAATAATATTGAAAGTTTATGGCAGAAATTGACAACGAAAGTCCATGAAGTATTACAACCTAGAAATAGTTGTTCAGGTTGTCAATTTTTAAGTAAATGTCAAGGTGGTTGTCATTTGAAATACTTTTTTGATAAAGAAACTACAAAAATAAATTCTTTTTGTTAGGAGGAGTGAACAAAATGATTAAACTCTACGGTGGAGATAAACAATTTTCCTCATGGTCTATGCGAGCTTATATATTATTAGAAGAATCAAAACTTGATTATGACTATAAAATGATTGGTTTGGACTGGCCGGTAAAATACCATGAAAATGGAGACATTGAAATAATAACTGGAGATAACGATTACGAAATTCCAAAAGAACCAGCATCTGGTTGTGGTTGCCAATTGACCCAAATATTAAAAAATGATTCTACTGGTTTAATAAAAAATAGTTTTTCTAAATTTTTACCTCGCGTTCCAATTTTAATTGATACTACAAATAACATTGTCATTTCAGATATTTTAGTTATGGAACAATATTTAAGAGATTTCCACAACATTAATTTGTTATCTGATAATAAAACGTTACAATATGAAATCTTAACTTTTTGTAGCCACATACACGCTGATTTATTACCTTTAATGAGTGAGATGTCATTTTCAAATTCATTTAGATCTCCTAATAAATCTGATATTGGTGAAGTTGGGATTACTCAATTAAATGAAACTTTATCTTTATTAAATAATATCTTAAATAAATACGAAAAAAGCTTTCTTTTTGATGATAATTTAACATTTGCAGACATAATGTTTGCTCCTATCGCAAAACAAATAGATGGTTGGAACATTGAAATAAGAAATTCTAAAATTAGAGAATATATAAATGTATTATTAAATCATTACTCTATAAAAAAATACATTTCTGAAGCAAAACAATTTTACGATAATATTGATAACTCTATAGTAGATTCTCCAAAATGGATAGTGTCTCATTATAGATATCATACCGATTTAAAAATGCTAAATAACCCCAAATATGATGTTTATCATATCCTAGATAATAGCACAGCAGAATTATTTTATTCTTTAGCAGTAAAAGACCATTCTAAAACTGATATCATTAATTTCGTGAGTACTAAATTTAACGTTGATAAAGATACTATCAAACAAGATGTAGAAGATTTTTTCAAACTACTTCATCCTAATTCTTTATATAAGGATAAACTAAAAGATGCGTAATTCTTTCATCTTTTCTGAATTTAACCGACTACTTATTAATGATATGTTAATATACTTAATACCTCTTTTCGGAATAACTCTATATAACTTTTCCGATTCCAAAGTAGTTTTTCTTACTTCAACTTATTCAATTGGTTTTATTATTTTTAGTAAGATTTCTGGTTATATTATTGATCGATTTAAAAGCATAAAGATACCTATTCATTTTTATATTATTTTTATAGTTGTTAATATTATTTATATAATGACAATAGTAAATAATTACAGTAATTTCATTACTTTTTTAATTTTTATAATAATATTGAGTTTAATATCTACTACATTAGAGATTAACACCAGTGTTTTTATCCCTGATTACTTCAGTGGGAATTTAACTTCTATAAACAGTTTAGTTCAATTAATGAGATCTATAGTTAATTTTGTTTCTCCTATTTTTTCTTTTGTATTCACTAATAATTTCGTTTTAGCCTTATTAGTTATGTTTATTTTACAAATGGTGAATCTTCTTATCTATTTAAATATGGGTTATAAAACTAAAAACACTGTTTCTAAAAAAAGAGAAAAGTCATCACCCAATGAAAAAACTAATGATAAAAACTCTTTTCTTTACATTATTAACAACAAACAAATTTTATTAATAGTAATAATAACCATGGGCATAAATTTTTCTATGACTATTTTAACTAATACTATTGTTTTGTATATGATCCGATATCTTAATTTACAACATTATATAGCTGGAGTGATTATAAGTATTTTATCCTTTGGTGCAATAATAGGGTCTATGTTGCCCAAAATAATTATTAAAAATATAGGATTTGAAAAATCTATTGGGCTTATGAATTTAATTTTAAGCATTCCCTTTATATTCTTAATCTCAAAATCTTATTTATTCTTTTTAGGAGTTTTTTTAGGATTTCTCTCTCGCAGTTTTGGAAGTATCTTAAGAACAACTGTTCAATATAGAATTATACCTGAAAATATAAGAGGTAATATAAACTCTACTATATATTTATTTACATGGGGGACAATTCCACTTGCTGGATATACAGCTTCTTTATTATTAAAAATATTAACTCTCCATGATTTGTATATTTTGATTTCTATTATATTCATAGTATCTAATGGTCTTTTCATAATTAGTTTTCATTCAAAAAAACCATAAGTTCATACGGTACACTAAATCGAGTAGGAGAATAGCCATTAATTGACTATTCGTCCTCTCACACCACCGAGTGTACGGTTCAATATCTTGCGTAAGCCAACTCTACAAGTGGGGGTTAATGGTATTAACCCCCACTTGTAGAGTTGTTTTGTTGTAAGCGCACGATGAACCTCGTACGTGTATAAATGCTAATTTAAAAATGTACACTCTCGCTTGAATAAGTATGTACAAAAACGACTGTTTTAATCATAATTTGATTGAGGTGAAATTATGAACTATACAGTCAAAATAGATACAGAAATTAAAATCACAAGCCTTTCAGACTTACCAAAGCTGAAAGAAATGATGGAGAGTGCAAAAATGAAAATCAATAAAAGCAAGTTAGCTCGGGATCTTGGTAAAGATAGACGGACAATCGACAAATACTTAAAAGGTTACACACCGTCAAGTTCTCGAAAAAGAACTTCAAAAGTTGATAAATATTACAATGTAATCCAACTACTTTTATCAGAAGAAAGCCCACAAACCTTTTATTATAAAAGAGTATTATGGCAGTATCTCAAAGATAATCATGGCTTAGATTGTTCTCAATCACTTTTTAGAAGTTATATATCGAAGCACAAAACATTTAATGATTATTTTAAAACGGGGGCTAAAATTAAAACGCTTAAAAGCGTGGCACGTTACGAAACGGCACCAGGCACTCAAGCACAAGTGGACTGGAAAGAAAACATCAAATTTAGATTGAAAGACGGCAATGTCATTGAAGTTCATATCGCCATGTTAATCCTGTCTTACTCTAGATTTCGAATTTTTAATATTTCAACCACAAAATCACAAGAAATTCTGAAGTCTTTTTTAACCCAGTCATTTGAAATGATTGGCGGGGTGCCTAAAGAACTACTCACAGATAATATGAAAGCAGTGATGGATCAGCCCCGTACAAGATTCAGTAAAGGACAAATCAATCGTCGATTCGAACAATTCGCACATGATATGGGAACAAAAATACGACCGTGTATAGCAGGGAGACCTATGACAAAGGGTAAAGTGGAAGCTTCTATGAAACTACTTGATGAAATCCATGCCTATCAAGGCAAATTTAATTTGTCTGAGCTTCATGCATATATCTCAAAACTGAATCAAAGAGTGAATTATCAACTACATCAGGGTACGGGAAAAATACCGATTATTGAATTAGAAAAAGAAAAGAGCCACTTACTTCCACTTCCTACGGAAAAAGTAAGAGACTCCTATAGAATAATTGGACAACATGTAAAAGTTAACGCTTCCAATATGATTACGTACCAAGGCAATCAATATTCAGTACCATCTGAATATGCCAGAAAGCGCGTGCAATTACAAGTATTCAATCATGAACTACATGTATATTATAACATGAAGCTGATAGCGTGCCACTCTATAAGTAACGCCAAGTTGAATTATAAAGAAGCACATTATATTGAAGCACTACAATTATCATCCCCATATTATCCAGACATTGACGATTTAGCGAAAGAAAATTTAAAAGCCATTGGAGAGATGTATGAATGATGAAAACGAATTCTAACTATAGACAGCTTCTAGATAATTTAGAGTATCTGAAAATGAAACAAATGATATTACATCTGGATGAAGTTGTAGATTTTAATATTAGGAACGATGGTTCTATTATAGATGCTTTGATTAAGCTGACGAACTATGAAGTGGATATAAGAGAAAAAAATATGATTCAATCTATGGTTAAGGTGGCGGGGTTTCCATTTCAAAAGGAGCTGAATAGCTTTGATTTTGAGTTTCAACCGAGTATTAATCCACAGCAAATCAAGGATTTTATGTCTTTAAGATTTATAGAAAACAAAGAAAACATCGTTTTTTTAGGTCCTAGTGGGGTGGGTAAAACCCACCTCGCAACCGCCTTAGGCATAGCTGCTGCTAAAAAAAGAAACAGCACCTACTTTATAAAATGCCAGCAGTTGATTGAGGATTTACGTAAGGCTCACAATGAAGGGAGGCTTGAAACTAGGCTTAAACATTATAGTAAATATAAGCTTTTAATTATTGATGAAATTGGATATTTACCGATTGATGTTGAAGACGCAAAGTTGTTTTTTCAAGTTATTGATCGTCGATATGAAAAGAAAAGCACGATACTTACCACGAATATTAATTTTAAAGCATGGGATGAGGTATTCCAAGATACGAAGATAGCGAACGCAATCTTAGACCGCGTATTGCATCATGCCTCAATCGTATCTATCGTTGGAAAGTCTTATAGACTAAAAAACCATTTCCCTTCAGAAAAAGAATAAAACTGTACATGCTTATTTAAGCAAAATTGTACATATTTATCTTGACGTTTATATACGTGTTTGATAACCGCCAATATTCCTTGCGAGACTGTGCGATCTTCATTGCACTTCTATGGTCAAGACCATATTGGCGCAACATCTTATATTTTGTTCTTACTCTTTTCCACCGTTTAAGAATGAGTTGTCTAAGTCGGCGTTTTAGCCAAGATTGCGTGGTTTCAATAAATCCTCTGATAAAACCTCTACCAAAGTAATTGATCCAACCTCTCGTCACTTGGTTAATTTCAGCGATAATGTCTTTTGTTAATAGCGGTTTAAAAATGATGTTTTTTGGCGGTTTGAAAATGTCGTTTTTTAGCGGTTTAAGATTGTCTCATATTTAAGGATTTTTCGTTTTTATAATCTTTTAATCGATAAGATTCTCCAGTAATTTTAAATACTTTAGAGTGGTGAATTAATCGATCAATTATAGCTGCTGATGCAATCTTATTACTAAATGACTCACCTCAACTAGAAAACGGAATATTAGTCGTAATTATTGTTGATTTCATTTCATATGGAATGTCAACAGTTTCCCGTATTCTGTACTTCGTAAATCTGTAACCTCCAATCTTTACTTTGTATTGAATATTGTTCGGTCCTTCGGTACATTTTCCCTACTATGACCTCTGCTGACTTCTCATCATTCGTTGTTACTACGATATTTCTATCGCTGGTGAGACCTCCCCGGGTAAGGTGTAACCCCTTTACACTCATGCCACCGCATCATTTACGATATAGAACTCGGGTAGTATGGGACTTCAT from Staphylococcus lutrae encodes:
- a CDS encoding MFS transporter encodes the protein MLIYLIPLFGITLYNFSDSKVVFLTSTYSIGFIIFSKISGYIIDRFKSIKIPIHFYIIFIVVNIIYIMTIVNNYSNFITFLIFIIILSLISTTLEINTSVFIPDYFSGNLTSINSLVQLMRSIVNFVSPIFSFVFTNNFVLALLVMFILQMVNLLIYLNMGYKTKNTVSKKREKSSPNEKTNDKNSFLYIINNKQILLIVIITMGINFSMTILTNTIVLYMIRYLNLQHYIAGVIISILSFGAIIGSMLPKIIIKNIGFEKSIGLMNLILSIPFIFLISKSYLFFLGVFLGFLSRSFGSILRTTVQYRIIPENIRGNINSTIYLFTWGTIPLAGYTASLLLKILTLHDLYILISIIFIVSNGLFIISFHSKKP
- the istB gene encoding IS21-like element helper ATPase IstB; this translates as MKTNSNYRQLLDNLEYLKMKQMILHLDEVVDFNIRNDGSIIDALIKLTNYEVDIREKNMIQSMVKVAGFPFQKELNSFDFEFQPSINPQQIKDFMSLRFIENKENIVFLGPSGVGKTHLATALGIAAAKKRNSTYFIKCQQLIEDLRKAHNEGRLETRLKHYSKYKLLIIDEIGYLPIDVEDAKLFFQVIDRRYEKKSTILTTNINFKAWDEVFQDTKIANAILDRVLHHASIVSIVGKSYRLKNHFPSEKE
- a CDS encoding ATP-binding protein, producing MASAAIIDRLIHHSKVFKITGESYRLKDYKNEKSLNMRQS
- a CDS encoding radical SAM protein; this encodes MIKDMRLRKDLKILFNPKTSQMHRLDDMGVLFTEELQKNTFNQAVINISNQFKISKEEVHNDLLEFQKKISSNIYPVDFDIEKRHEHPLSFPLRLEIEVTSLCNWNCGFCYNVWKIDPNLSDKEVKKQIKLLPQKHLAKETIFKILKEASKKGCLTVRYSGGETLLHPDIKEILDYGGKLGLHQIVFTNGHFINDSMIENFKRNNVGTVLISLHGDKTTHNFLTGHKFAYDRAINAIEKLSNSGIDVVTELTLVKDNIQNLKKVVLDAYEHGSKYFSVMRYVPTGKDDEKYAVKYNELPELIKNLDQFIDEKDYINIAWPCGQKMCLSEEDNPITFKSPIFQKIDKQFTGSCESGITWASISFDGRLRNCPHSNVYFGDVAQNNIESLWQKLTTKVHEVLQPRNSCSGCQFLSKCQGGCHLKYFFDKETTKINSFC
- a CDS encoding sodium:solute symporter, yielding MKTIDFLVFMIYFTALISIGVIGVLKAKSSEKYMVADRNLGLFMLFGCLTAVFLGGSSTIGASQLGYEIGLSGFWFVFSLGVGITVFGLFLLDRIMNLRVMTISELLYRRFGHRVRIIGAVVTAMYTLMLCVTQVIAMGAVVSRIFNWNMMTAILVGGCIVFIYTVLGGMWTLSITDVIQFLVMTIGMFCIMLPISLHSVGGVTALFAHLPVSHLSFFNIGIGEILNDFVTYTLGVMVGQDIWQRFFTGKTKRISKTSGVLVGVYSALYSIAMILIGMCAYVLFPNIQNTQNVFSYMAFETLPPGLLGIVFAGLIVAIMSTASGTLLASATIVSRDLLQPYLFKNMEDGQMLRITRLTAFILAIGAMMIAIGVKEVLVAIDVAYAILTGGIFMPVLLGLLMKRLTAQAALIAIVASVIVVFIGITLFGPQSTVTLICALCVNAILLIGISKLYNKKQPVNGGSEIK
- a CDS encoding aminotransferase class I/II-fold pyridoxal phosphate-dependent enzyme, encoding MNRLNAHIREIEVPGTRQFANKVDQYPNCLDLTLGQSDFPVAHDVQEAMVTAIQEGRLKYTHNKGLFALRQTISEYTAERFGATYDPETEIVVTNGASEGIDDILRTILNPGDEVILTGPTYLGYEPIVKLQGAHVKWIDTTQTGFIPTGAAIQAAITPRTKAIILNYPTNPTGITLSYENIADIVEVLKETDIFVITDEIYSENVFEGRHHSFMEFPEIRQQLFVVNGLSKSHAMTGARVGYVLSTPEWIEEVTTVHLYNSICVATPSQYGAIQALKEGQANIEKMNAAYRARRDYVYQRLTDMNLPVMLPQGTFYIFPDVSAYDCDSFRFCNQLLEHEQLAIVPGKSFSDFSEGYVRLSFACDMDTLKAACDRLERFLSYYRA
- the istA gene encoding IS21 family transposase; this encodes MNYTVKIDTEIKITSLSDLPKLKEMMESAKMKINKSKLARDLGKDRRTIDKYLKGYTPSSSRKRTSKVDKYYNVIQLLLSEESPQTFYYKRVLWQYLKDNHGLDCSQSLFRSYISKHKTFNDYFKTGAKIKTLKSVARYETAPGTQAQVDWKENIKFRLKDGNVIEVHIAMLILSYSRFRIFNISTTKSQEILKSFLTQSFEMIGGVPKELLTDNMKAVMDQPRTRFSKGQINRRFEQFAHDMGTKIRPCIAGRPMTKGKVEASMKLLDEIHAYQGKFNLSELHAYISKLNQRVNYQLHQGTGKIPIIELEKEKSHLLPLPTEKVRDSYRIIGQHVKVNASNMITYQGNQYSVPSEYARKRVQLQVFNHELHVYYNMKLIACHSISNAKLNYKEAHYIEALQLSSPYYPDIDDLAKENLKAIGEMYE
- a CDS encoding glutathione S-transferase family protein codes for the protein MIKLYGGDKQFSSWSMRAYILLEESKLDYDYKMIGLDWPVKYHENGDIEIITGDNDYEIPKEPASGCGCQLTQILKNDSTGLIKNSFSKFLPRVPILIDTTNNIVISDILVMEQYLRDFHNINLLSDNKTLQYEILTFCSHIHADLLPLMSEMSFSNSFRSPNKSDIGEVGITQLNETLSLLNNILNKYEKSFLFDDNLTFADIMFAPIAKQIDGWNIEIRNSKIREYINVLLNHYSIKKYISEAKQFYDNIDNSIVDSPKWIVSHYRYHTDLKMLNNPKYDVYHILDNSTAELFYSLAVKDHSKTDIINFVSTKFNVDKDTIKQDVEDFFKLLHPNSLYKDKLKDA